A region from the Candidatus Binatia bacterium genome encodes:
- the dut gene encoding dUTP diphosphatase gives MAGSLRTGIWRIGKIEAPLPEYMTSGAAGVDLCAAIAQPLEISPRERVLVSTGLGVAVPPGFEGQVRPRSGLAVRSGITVLNSPGTIDSDYRGELRVALVNLGGESVMIEPLERIAQLVVTPVVQVVWDLLRTGADDLPIGETTERGAGGFGHTGRKTDRIPD, from the coding sequence ATGGCGGGCTCTCTGCGAACGGGTATCTGGCGCATCGGAAAGATTGAGGCGCCCTTGCCGGAATATATGACCTCCGGTGCCGCGGGCGTAGATCTTTGTGCGGCCATCGCCCAACCCCTCGAGATTTCGCCCCGAGAACGCGTTCTGGTTTCGACGGGACTCGGGGTAGCGGTGCCTCCGGGCTTCGAGGGACAGGTTCGCCCGCGGAGCGGTCTTGCGGTGCGCTCGGGGATTACCGTGCTCAATAGTCCCGGAACCATCGACAGCGATTATCGGGGCGAATTGCGCGTCGCGCTTGTCAATCTTGGTGGCGAGTCGGTGATGATCGAGCCTCTGGAGCGGATCGCACAGTTGGTGGTGACTCCCGTTGTGCAGGTCGTCTGGGACCTTTTGCGAACCGGGGCGGATGATCTTCCGATTGGAGAGACCACGGAACGGGGTGCGGGCGGCTTCGGTCATACCGGACGAAAGACGGATCGGATTCCGGATTGA
- a CDS encoding pitrilysin family protein — protein MKTRGEVQDTVLRNGVRVLSEEIDQFRSATVGIWVENGSRYETAPENGISHFLEHIFFKGTEKRSARKIAEEIEAVGGVLNAFTGRELTCYYARVLGTDLPLALDVLGDVFCQAVFPADEIERERTVILSEIAESEDSPDQQAQQLFDTALWPDHALSRPICGTPDTVTGMHREDFIQFIGERYRADRIVIAAAGCVNHEALVAWASEAFEDLSGVTEPPALTVPDTATGLHVHQRDLEQVQMLLGVPGLSSLDDRRFAAFVLNTAFGEGMSSRLFQEVREKRGKAYSIYSFLDSTLNAGSVGVYAALGAESVGEVVGLVRDEMVSLREKGLDAGEFARAKSQIKGSILLNLESCVSRMRRIAVNEIQLGRSVPIDEISERIDAVTQDDIRELAAELFGKQDLLVSLLGKVPAGSVTDASMRLT, from the coding sequence TTGAAAACCAGGGGTGAGGTGCAGGACACCGTTCTTCGGAACGGTGTCCGCGTCCTCTCCGAGGAAATTGATCAGTTCCGTTCGGCCACCGTCGGCATATGGGTGGAGAACGGTTCTCGATACGAGACTGCTCCAGAAAATGGTATTTCCCATTTCCTGGAGCATATTTTTTTCAAGGGTACCGAGAAGCGGAGCGCCCGAAAGATCGCCGAGGAGATCGAGGCTGTCGGAGGCGTGCTCAACGCATTCACCGGGCGGGAACTGACCTGCTATTACGCAAGAGTTCTCGGGACCGATCTCCCTCTCGCACTCGATGTTCTGGGCGATGTCTTTTGTCAGGCTGTTTTTCCTGCCGATGAGATCGAACGTGAGCGAACCGTGATCCTGTCGGAAATCGCCGAGAGCGAGGACTCCCCCGATCAGCAGGCCCAGCAGCTCTTTGATACGGCGCTATGGCCAGATCACGCCCTGTCGCGTCCGATCTGCGGCACACCGGACACGGTGACCGGGATGCATCGTGAGGACTTCATCCAATTTATCGGCGAACGGTATCGTGCCGATCGAATCGTCATTGCCGCAGCGGGTTGTGTGAATCACGAAGCTTTGGTGGCCTGGGCCTCGGAGGCTTTCGAGGATTTGTCCGGTGTGACGGAGCCGCCGGCTTTGACGGTGCCTGATACCGCGACGGGTCTGCACGTGCATCAACGAGATCTCGAGCAGGTTCAGATGTTGCTCGGCGTGCCCGGCCTTTCCAGCCTCGATGATCGACGTTTCGCCGCGTTCGTCCTCAATACCGCATTTGGCGAAGGAATGAGCTCGCGATTGTTCCAGGAAGTTCGCGAGAAGCGAGGCAAAGCCTACAGTATTTATTCGTTTCTCGATTCCACTCTGAATGCGGGCAGCGTCGGTGTGTACGCAGCCCTGGGAGCTGAATCGGTGGGGGAAGTTGTCGGGCTGGTGCGGGACGAAATGGTTTCTCTTCGGGAGAAGGGCTTGGATGCCGGAGAGTTCGCGCGGGCAAAAAGTCAGATCAAGGGCAGTATCCTGCTGAACCTGGAAAGTTGCGTCAGCCGAATGCGGCGAATCGCGGTCAACGAAATCCAATTGGGACGAAGCGTGCCAATTGATGAGATCAGCGAGCGCATTGATGCGGTCACTCAAGACGATATCCGCGAGCTCGCAGCCGAGCTCTTCGGAAAGCAGGATCTTCTTGTGTCCCTGCTGGGTAAGGTGCCGGCAGGCTCCGTGACTGACGCGTCGATGCGCCTGACCTAG
- the pnp gene encoding polyribonucleotide nucleotidyltransferase, with protein MQKKVVEVEVGGRTLSMETGRMAKQAGGAVIVRYGDTVLLVTATAQPKPREGMDFMPLTVEYQEKTYAAGKIPGGFFKREGRPTEKEILTCRVTDRPIRPLFPDGWRCETQVITTVLSAEKDCDPDILSVCGASAALSISDIPFDGPIAAVRVGRVDGKLILNPGADDLANGDINLTVAGSRDAIVMVEGGGDVVPDAEMLEALFFAHDGLQPILDLQEELVELAGKPKRPKPEVHVDEALVARVAEVGTPLIQGAMNEPAKLERYAKFDAAKAQVKEALAEEYPDRGGELSDAFSTLKYNAVRSMVVKEGKRLDGRDLTTVRPIACETTVLPRTHGSALFTRGETQALVTATLGTSGDTQRIDGLLGDVKKRFMLHYNFPPFSVGEVKFMRGPSRRDTGHGALAERALTPVLPTEEEFPYVARIVSEILESNGSSSMATVCGGSLALNDAGVPTKAPVAGIAMGMIKEGDDIAVLSDILGDEDHLGDMDFKVAGTAEGITALQMDIKIAGVTQAVMQKAIEQARDGRLHILGEMAKELTSARTEMSPFAPRIEAVKIPTDKIRDIIGPGGKVIRGLVEETGCSIDVSDDGTVQIASADGPALQHAIRRVKEITAEPEVGTIYEGTVRSIKDFGAFVEVLPGRDGLLHISQISNERVAKVTDVLSEGDVVRVKVLEVDRNGKIRLSKKEADFEDSEESSD; from the coding sequence ATGCAAAAGAAGGTAGTTGAAGTTGAAGTAGGCGGTCGTACGCTTTCCATGGAAACCGGACGGATGGCCAAGCAGGCCGGCGGTGCGGTTATCGTGCGTTATGGCGACACCGTCCTTTTGGTCACGGCAACGGCACAGCCGAAGCCTCGTGAGGGTATGGATTTCATGCCGCTGACGGTCGAGTATCAGGAAAAGACCTACGCAGCGGGTAAAATCCCGGGAGGCTTTTTCAAGCGGGAAGGCCGTCCGACGGAAAAGGAAATCCTGACCTGTCGGGTCACGGATCGACCCATTCGTCCTCTGTTCCCGGATGGATGGCGTTGCGAGACGCAGGTCATCACGACGGTGCTCTCGGCGGAGAAGGATTGCGACCCGGATATTCTTTCGGTGTGCGGCGCCTCGGCGGCGCTCTCGATCTCGGATATTCCGTTTGACGGACCCATCGCAGCGGTCCGAGTCGGCCGTGTCGACGGCAAGTTGATCCTCAACCCTGGTGCCGACGATCTCGCCAATGGCGATATCAACCTCACCGTTGCGGGTAGCCGCGATGCGATCGTGATGGTCGAAGGCGGCGGCGACGTTGTCCCCGATGCCGAGATGCTGGAGGCGTTGTTCTTCGCGCACGACGGCTTGCAGCCGATTCTTGATCTTCAGGAAGAGCTGGTTGAGCTCGCGGGCAAGCCCAAGCGCCCGAAACCCGAAGTGCATGTCGACGAGGCTCTGGTCGCGCGAGTCGCGGAAGTTGGAACGCCGCTGATCCAGGGCGCCATGAACGAACCGGCCAAACTCGAGCGTTACGCAAAATTTGATGCAGCCAAGGCGCAAGTCAAAGAAGCATTGGCTGAGGAGTACCCTGATCGTGGTGGCGAGCTTTCGGATGCGTTCAGCACCTTGAAATACAACGCTGTCCGCTCGATGGTCGTGAAGGAAGGCAAGCGTCTCGATGGACGTGACCTGACGACGGTCCGACCGATTGCATGTGAGACGACGGTTCTTCCCCGTACACATGGCTCGGCGCTGTTTACGCGCGGCGAAACACAGGCGCTCGTGACGGCAACCCTCGGTACCTCCGGGGATACCCAGCGAATCGATGGGCTGCTTGGCGACGTCAAGAAGCGTTTCATGTTGCACTACAACTTCCCTCCCTTCAGTGTTGGCGAGGTCAAGTTCATGCGCGGTCCGAGTCGTCGGGATACCGGTCACGGAGCTCTCGCTGAGCGCGCTCTCACGCCGGTGCTTCCGACGGAAGAGGAGTTCCCGTATGTGGCGCGAATCGTGTCGGAGATTCTCGAGTCGAATGGCTCGTCTTCGATGGCAACGGTTTGTGGTGGTTCTCTCGCATTGAACGATGCGGGTGTGCCGACCAAAGCGCCGGTGGCTGGAATCGCGATGGGAATGATCAAGGAAGGCGATGATATCGCTGTTCTGAGTGATATCCTGGGCGACGAAGATCACCTTGGCGACATGGACTTCAAGGTTGCGGGTACCGCTGAGGGGATCACGGCCCTTCAGATGGATATCAAGATTGCCGGTGTGACTCAGGCCGTGATGCAGAAGGCGATTGAGCAGGCCCGCGACGGTCGGCTTCATATCCTTGGCGAGATGGCCAAGGAGCTGACAAGCGCACGGACGGAAATGTCGCCCTTCGCGCCTCGAATTGAGGCAGTGAAGATCCCGACGGACAAGATCCGCGATATCATCGGCCCAGGTGGCAAGGTGATCCGCGGTTTGGTCGAAGAGACCGGTTGTTCGATCGACGTGTCGGACGATGGCACCGTTCAGATCGCCTCGGCGGATGGTCCTGCTCTCCAGCATGCGATTCGTCGGGTCAAGGAAATCACCGCGGAGCCCGAGGTGGGCACGATTTATGAAGGCACGGTTCGTTCGATCAAGGACTTCGGTGCGTTCGTGGAAGTGCTGCCGGGTCGTGACGGTCTGCTCCATATCTCACAAATCTCGAATGAGCGTGTCGCCAAGGTGACCGATGTTCTGAGTGAGGGGGACGTTGTGCGGGTCAAGGTGCTCGAAGTGGACCGGAACGGCAAGATTCGTCTGTCGAAGAAGGAAGCAGACTTCGAGGATTCCGAGGAAAGCAGCGATTGA
- the rpsO gene encoding 30S ribosomal protein S15, which yields MALASAQIAELVESYRAHEKDTGSPEVQIALLTERIKGLTEHFKTHAKDHHSRRGLITLVSQRRSLLDYLKRKDLARYKTLIERLGIRR from the coding sequence GTGGCGTTGGCTTCAGCGCAAATAGCGGAACTCGTCGAGAGTTACCGTGCGCACGAGAAAGATACCGGTTCACCGGAAGTTCAGATCGCACTCCTTACGGAGCGCATCAAAGGTCTGACTGAGCATTTCAAGACCCACGCGAAAGATCATCATTCGCGTCGCGGGTTGATCACATTGGTCAGCCAGCGCAGGAGTCTTCTCGACTACCTGAAGCGCAAAGATCTGGCGCGGTACAAGACGCTTATCGAGCGTCTCGGCATCCGCCGCTAA
- the truB gene encoding tRNA pseudouridine(55) synthase TruB: MPDGVLLVDKPGGETSAGIIRILKRTLHPRKIGHLGTLDPMATGVLPLCLDGGTRIAQFLDAADKGYSGEILLGLATDTADITGQETARGEVPGLSSELLESVASKFLGHREQIPPMYSAVKIKGKQLYKMARAGIEVERQPRPIRIDQFSLELTSELDRIRFAVECSKGTYVRVLAEEVGAALGCPATLASLRRTRFGPFGVSECHELHAIQGCASEKIPVLSCLEALRGVPQVTVDGPRAYQVAVGGKGCLSGLSLPAGASRVALVEPAGELLAIVDCDPGGSWQLRRVLYPDAVDLYRPTARC; encoded by the coding sequence ATGCCTGATGGCGTCCTTCTGGTGGACAAGCCGGGCGGGGAAACTTCGGCGGGCATTATCAGGATTCTGAAGCGGACACTGCATCCCAGAAAGATCGGACACCTTGGTACCTTGGATCCGATGGCGACGGGCGTTTTGCCTCTCTGCCTGGATGGGGGAACGCGAATTGCGCAGTTTCTCGACGCGGCAGACAAGGGCTATAGCGGCGAAATTCTGCTCGGTCTGGCGACCGACACCGCCGACATTACGGGGCAGGAGACTGCCCGAGGCGAGGTGCCAGGTCTCTCCAGCGAGCTTCTTGAAAGCGTGGCTTCCAAATTTTTGGGTCACCGCGAGCAAATTCCACCGATGTACTCGGCGGTCAAAATCAAGGGAAAGCAGCTCTACAAGATGGCTCGAGCGGGGATCGAGGTGGAGCGTCAGCCGCGGCCCATCCGCATCGATCAGTTTTCTCTCGAATTGACCAGCGAGCTTGATCGGATTCGCTTTGCCGTGGAATGTTCGAAGGGAACCTACGTTCGGGTTTTGGCCGAGGAGGTGGGGGCGGCGCTGGGCTGCCCGGCCACATTGGCGAGTCTGCGGCGGACCCGCTTCGGACCGTTCGGGGTCTCCGAGTGCCATGAGCTGCACGCTATTCAAGGGTGCGCGTCGGAAAAAATCCCTGTTTTGAGCTGCCTGGAAGCGCTCCGTGGCGTACCGCAGGTTACTGTTGATGGGCCCCGAGCCTATCAGGTCGCTGTGGGTGGGAAAGGCTGTCTTTCCGGGCTCTCTCTCCCCGCAGGGGCCTCGAGAGTCGCTCTTGTGGAGCCCGCCGGAGAGCTTCTGGCGATCGTGGACTGCGATCCCGGTGGTTCGTGGCAATTACGCCGTGTGCTTTATCCTGATGCCGTGGACCTTTACAGGCCAACGGCCCGATGTTAG
- the rbfA gene encoding 30S ribosome-binding factor RbfA has protein sequence MARRRKRPSLDPAAGGYEVRRSDRVGGEVQRCLAEALLHHARDPRLSQVNLTRIRLTPDLKLATVYFLLLSEEQASREEALRGLERAAPFFRKYVADKMQLRYTPAFRFFYDDELEHARRIDSLIRDTKIGPQDGSAVDPEDDFDA, from the coding sequence GTGGCTCGCAGACGTAAGCGTCCTTCGCTGGACCCAGCGGCCGGTGGTTATGAGGTTCGGCGCTCGGATCGAGTCGGCGGCGAGGTGCAACGGTGCCTGGCTGAGGCTCTGCTGCATCACGCCCGTGATCCGCGCCTCAGTCAGGTGAATCTGACACGCATTCGCCTGACGCCTGATTTAAAGCTGGCGACAGTGTATTTCCTCCTGCTGTCAGAGGAGCAGGCCTCGCGCGAAGAGGCACTCCGGGGACTCGAGAGGGCAGCACCGTTCTTCCGCAAGTATGTCGCGGACAAGATGCAGCTGCGCTATACGCCGGCGTTTCGGTTTTTCTACGATGACGAACTCGAGCATGCGCGTCGAATTGATAGCTTGATTCGTGATACGAAAATCGGTCCGCAGGACGGATCAGCTGTCGATCCGGAGGACGATTTCGATGCCTGA
- the infB gene encoding translation initiation factor IF-2, producing MPKRIHELAKEWNLQSKELLASLETLGISGKRSQSSLQEPEVERLALQLGRGPSAEPTVGTERVVGERMVTEKDGQGEVTSRESTVEARVRPNVIRRRRRRVEVGRKDTAPSDVGGSNDGSLIDFPDMGSSSDSSTGSAEPSGLIPDLPPSDVGIENFTTEPAPTTEAPAVDEVPAADTAATTKETASGTAAEASAETTAPPEPATVEPQPSEPAAAGSKVDESPSEPVAPEPPAPTPEVPQRTSTLRPAALMADDTPALDDGMRRVQVLGKIELKTAPAPAPAGGKPGPGTDAPPATEGRRKKGKKVIRRGSQMDPFSGGDRPRGRRPQKRRATPGKEQQATQITVPSARKRIVRMHEVISVGELAKSMGLKAGEVLKKLMEMGVMATVNQSLDVDHATLVAGEFEYTVENVAFDADKEIDGTEAEEAVGEPLPRDPVVTVMGHVDHGKTSVLDQIRSTTVADGEAGGITQHIGAYSVPVGERNITFIDTPGHAAFTSMRARGAQVTDIVILVVAADDGPMPQTIEAINHSRAAKVPMIVALNKIDRAEADIEKVKGQLAEHGLAPEEWGGDTIFCPVSAKTREGLDNLLEMVLLQAELLELKANPEVRARGTVVESKLDRGRGPVATVLVQEGTLEPGQSFVVGLQHGKLRAMLDSQGNRIKKAGPSVPVEILGLDGVPAAGDAFAVVQDEAKSKQIAEHRQQKQRETELARSSKVSLDDLYSQLEKAKVKELNVVLKVDVQGSVDALREAFSRVSNDEVQVKTIHASVGGITESDVLLASASNAVIIGFNVRPLDKAASLAEAEGVDLRLYTIIYDAIREVREALEGMLAPSLRERNVGRAEVREIFGVRGAGVIAGSTVTDGKILRGSLARLLRDHAVVHEGKIGSLRRFKDDVREVTHGYECGIGIEGFSDVKPGDVVEVYEVEEVARKIEPSQVAGPSQVSDAAS from the coding sequence ATGCCGAAGCGCATTCACGAATTGGCGAAAGAATGGAACCTTCAATCGAAGGAACTGCTCGCCAGCCTCGAAACTCTCGGGATCTCCGGCAAGCGCTCACAGAGCAGCCTGCAGGAACCTGAAGTTGAGCGTCTTGCTCTGCAACTCGGACGCGGTCCCTCGGCAGAACCCACGGTTGGTACCGAACGGGTGGTCGGTGAGCGTATGGTCACCGAAAAAGACGGACAAGGTGAAGTCACCTCCCGTGAGTCCACGGTCGAAGCTCGAGTCCGTCCGAACGTGATTCGTCGCCGTCGGCGTCGCGTCGAGGTGGGCCGCAAGGATACCGCCCCGAGTGATGTTGGCGGAAGTAATGACGGCTCTCTGATCGATTTTCCGGATATGGGAAGCTCTTCGGATAGCTCGACCGGATCGGCCGAGCCTTCCGGGTTGATTCCCGACCTGCCTCCATCCGATGTGGGCATTGAAAACTTTACCACCGAGCCCGCGCCCACTACCGAAGCACCGGCTGTAGATGAGGTCCCCGCGGCGGATACCGCGGCGACCACCAAGGAAACGGCCTCCGGGACAGCAGCGGAAGCCTCGGCTGAGACTACGGCTCCACCTGAACCCGCGACGGTTGAGCCCCAGCCAAGCGAACCCGCCGCGGCCGGTTCGAAGGTCGATGAATCTCCCTCCGAGCCAGTGGCTCCCGAACCGCCCGCGCCCACCCCCGAAGTCCCCCAGCGAACTTCGACGCTGCGCCCGGCTGCTCTGATGGCGGACGATACCCCCGCTCTCGATGATGGTATGCGTCGCGTTCAGGTGCTCGGGAAGATCGAACTCAAGACAGCGCCGGCACCCGCGCCCGCAGGCGGCAAGCCAGGCCCCGGGACCGATGCTCCTCCCGCGACCGAAGGACGACGCAAGAAGGGCAAGAAAGTCATCCGGCGCGGTTCCCAGATGGACCCGTTCAGCGGTGGCGACCGACCTCGCGGCAGGCGTCCTCAGAAACGTCGGGCGACTCCGGGCAAGGAGCAGCAGGCGACTCAAATCACCGTGCCCTCGGCCCGCAAGCGGATCGTTCGCATGCACGAAGTGATCTCGGTGGGAGAGTTGGCCAAATCCATGGGGCTCAAGGCTGGTGAAGTCTTGAAGAAGCTCATGGAAATGGGCGTGATGGCGACGGTTAACCAGTCGCTCGACGTGGACCATGCAACCTTGGTGGCCGGCGAATTCGAATACACGGTCGAGAACGTTGCTTTTGATGCCGACAAGGAGATCGATGGCACCGAGGCCGAAGAGGCTGTTGGTGAACCGCTCCCTCGTGATCCCGTCGTCACAGTGATGGGCCATGTCGATCACGGCAAGACTTCGGTTCTGGATCAGATCCGCAGTACCACGGTCGCTGACGGCGAAGCCGGCGGTATCACCCAGCATATTGGTGCCTATTCCGTGCCTGTAGGCGAACGTAATATTACCTTCATCGATACGCCGGGTCACGCCGCGTTCACCTCGATGCGCGCCCGCGGCGCGCAGGTGACCGATATCGTGATCCTGGTCGTGGCGGCCGATGATGGGCCAATGCCGCAGACCATTGAGGCGATCAACCACTCTCGTGCCGCGAAAGTGCCGATGATTGTGGCGCTGAACAAGATCGATCGCGCCGAAGCAGATATCGAAAAAGTGAAGGGCCAGTTGGCCGAGCACGGTCTGGCTCCCGAGGAGTGGGGCGGAGACACCATTTTCTGCCCGGTTTCCGCCAAGACCCGTGAGGGGCTGGACAATCTTCTCGAGATGGTGCTTCTGCAGGCAGAACTGCTCGAGTTGAAGGCCAATCCGGAAGTTCGGGCGCGAGGGACCGTTGTCGAGTCCAAGCTCGACCGAGGTCGCGGTCCGGTGGCTACCGTTCTGGTGCAGGAGGGAACTCTTGAGCCCGGACAATCGTTCGTGGTCGGGCTGCAGCATGGCAAGCTGCGCGCGATGCTCGACTCGCAGGGCAACCGAATCAAGAAAGCAGGCCCTTCGGTGCCTGTGGAAATCCTTGGCCTCGACGGGGTTCCCGCAGCGGGCGACGCCTTTGCGGTGGTCCAAGATGAAGCGAAGTCCAAGCAGATTGCCGAACATCGCCAGCAGAAGCAGCGCGAGACGGAACTGGCTCGCAGCTCGAAAGTTTCGCTCGATGACCTTTATTCGCAGCTTGAGAAAGCCAAGGTCAAGGAACTGAACGTCGTCTTGAAGGTCGATGTCCAGGGCTCGGTCGACGCGTTGCGCGAGGCTTTTTCTCGGGTTTCCAACGACGAGGTTCAGGTCAAGACGATCCATGCTTCGGTCGGCGGGATCACCGAGTCTGACGTGCTTTTGGCCTCGGCTTCCAATGCGGTCATCATCGGTTTCAATGTCCGTCCCCTCGACAAGGCAGCCTCTCTGGCGGAAGCCGAGGGAGTCGACCTTCGCCTCTATACGATTATCTACGACGCCATTCGCGAGGTCCGCGAGGCCCTCGAAGGGATGCTCGCACCATCGTTGCGCGAGAGGAACGTGGGTCGCGCCGAGGTCCGCGAGATCTTCGGCGTTCGCGGAGCGGGCGTGATCGCCGGCTCGACCGTGACCGACGGCAAGATTCTGCGCGGTTCGCTGGCGCGCTTGTTGCGCGACCATGCGGTCGTCCACGAGGGCAAGATCGGGAGTTTGCGCCGATTCAAGGACGATGTTCGCGAGGTTACTCATGGTTATGAGTGCGGTATCGGCATCGAAGGTTTCTCGGATGTGAAACCCGGGGACGTGGTCGAGGTCTACGAGGTCGAAGAGGTGGCTCGCAAGATCGAGCCCTCACAGGTTGCAGGCCCGTCTCAGGTCTCGGACGCGGCCTCCTAA
- the nusA gene encoding transcription termination factor NusA: MEFQLSRVIDQVSREKQIEREVIVGAIEEAMVQAAHRLLGAERQIEAQFNAEIGEVELFEIKRVVDVVADPESEITLEQARADYDPEAEIGDEFLGKLPQKEFGRIGAQAAKQAIIQKVRDAEREIIYNEFKDRKGELFSGIVQRFERRNIIVNLGRTDAILPEREQIPRERYRQSDRIRAYIYDVDLTAKGPQIVLSRTHPNLLIELFRQEVPEIYEGIVEVKAAVREPGGRAKIAVVSHDRDVDPVGACVGMRGTRVQAVVQELRGEKIDIVHWTADPAEFVCRAIAPAKVAKIIMDEDEHSMEVIVPDDQLSLAIGKRGQNVTLASRLTSWRLDVRGESEADEEVRQSRAALMQIEGVSDVTAELLMQHGFKTVQEVAETEAAEVAEVEGIGPERAYVIVEAAITRAAEQKVEEAAAAEAAAEAAAVAAAAAAEAEAAGLSAAEGDAAPAGDGLIDLPEEPQV, translated from the coding sequence ATGGAATTTCAGCTTAGTCGGGTCATCGATCAGGTCAGCCGAGAAAAACAGATCGAGCGCGAAGTCATTGTAGGCGCGATCGAAGAGGCCATGGTTCAGGCTGCACATCGGTTGCTGGGTGCCGAGCGGCAGATCGAGGCGCAGTTCAACGCCGAGATCGGCGAAGTTGAACTGTTCGAGATCAAGCGCGTCGTGGACGTCGTCGCTGATCCCGAAAGTGAAATTACCCTCGAGCAGGCCCGCGCGGACTACGACCCGGAAGCCGAAATCGGCGATGAATTCCTCGGGAAGCTGCCGCAGAAGGAGTTTGGTCGGATCGGGGCTCAGGCGGCCAAGCAGGCGATCATTCAGAAGGTCCGGGACGCCGAGCGCGAAATTATCTACAACGAATTCAAGGACCGGAAGGGCGAACTCTTCTCGGGTATCGTGCAGCGGTTCGAGCGCCGAAATATTATCGTCAACCTCGGCCGGACGGATGCCATCCTTCCGGAGCGCGAGCAGATCCCGAGGGAGCGTTATCGGCAAAGCGATCGAATTCGCGCCTATATTTACGATGTGGACCTGACGGCAAAGGGGCCGCAGATCGTCCTCAGCCGCACCCATCCGAACCTTTTGATCGAGTTGTTCCGGCAGGAAGTGCCCGAGATCTACGAGGGGATCGTGGAGGTGAAGGCCGCCGTCCGCGAACCTGGTGGCCGAGCCAAAATCGCGGTCGTCTCACACGATCGCGATGTCGACCCCGTGGGTGCTTGTGTGGGGATGCGCGGAACACGCGTGCAGGCAGTGGTTCAGGAGCTGCGTGGCGAGAAAATCGATATCGTCCACTGGACGGCAGACCCCGCGGAATTTGTTTGCCGAGCGATCGCCCCGGCCAAGGTAGCCAAGATCATCATGGATGAGGACGAGCATTCCATGGAGGTGATCGTGCCGGACGATCAGCTTTCGCTGGCTATCGGCAAGCGCGGGCAAAATGTCACCCTCGCGTCGCGACTGACGAGTTGGCGTCTGGATGTCCGCGGGGAGTCCGAGGCTGACGAGGAAGTGCGGCAATCGCGGGCTGCTCTCATGCAGATCGAGGGCGTGAGCGACGTGACCGCCGAACTGTTGATGCAGCACGGATTCAAGACCGTGCAGGAAGTGGCCGAGACGGAGGCTGCGGAAGTTGCCGAGGTCGAGGGCATTGGTCCTGAGAGAGCATACGTCATCGTGGAGGCAGCGATCACCCGCGCCGCTGAACAGAAGGTCGAGGAAGCAGCCGCAGCCGAAGCGGCCGCGGAGGCCGCGGCAGTTGCTGCAGCAGCGGCCGCGGAGGCGGAAGCCGCGGGACTCTCGGCGGCCGAGGGCGACGCTGCGCCGGCCGGCGACGGCCTGATTGATCTTCCGGAGGAGCCTCAGGTTTGA
- the rimP gene encoding ribosome maturation factor RimP produces MSKSEFINRMTQRIEPVAGDLGLRLVDLEFASAGKHSVLRIFLDRDGGIGLEELARASHEIEAVLDAHDDVPGVYSLECSSPGVNRRLKGQADFEAHVGMNIRLRTVEPIDGSRNFRGELVAVGQDGLELAVPKGPAVRIPLTAIEKANYEHDFDRDLRERHAHEA; encoded by the coding sequence ATGAGCAAAAGCGAATTTATCAACCGAATGACGCAAAGGATCGAGCCGGTCGCCGGAGATCTCGGGCTGCGTCTCGTGGATTTGGAGTTCGCATCCGCCGGAAAGCATTCTGTCTTGAGGATTTTTCTCGATCGAGACGGTGGGATTGGTCTCGAGGAGCTGGCTCGGGCGAGTCATGAAATCGAAGCCGTTCTGGATGCCCACGACGATGTTCCGGGGGTTTATTCGCTCGAATGTTCGTCGCCAGGCGTGAATCGAAGGCTCAAGGGGCAGGCAGATTTTGAGGCTCATGTGGGCATGAATATTCGTTTGCGCACGGTCGAGCCCATCGACGGTTCGCGGAACTTTCGCGGAGAGCTGGTTGCGGTGGGACAGGATGGTCTCGAGCTGGCTGTCCCGAAGGGACCGGCGGTACGCATCCCGTTGACGGCGATTGAAAAAGCGAATTACGAGCACGATTTCGATCGAGATTTGCGGGAGAGGCACGCCCACGAGGCGTGA
- the greA gene encoding transcription elongation factor GreA has translation MELPIVAKLKVELAGLQREMNHDLPKRLEEARAHGDLRENAEYDAAKDRQGIVRARLGALQARVSELSAYSLSRLPRERVSYGSIVRCEDLGSGDEVEFRVVFPEEVDGSEGQISIGSPIGRALLNHEVGDEVKVNIPDGKREFEILELTTYHELVDE, from the coding sequence ATGGAACTGCCAATCGTGGCGAAGCTCAAAGTGGAACTTGCGGGATTGCAGCGCGAAATGAACCACGACCTGCCGAAGCGCCTTGAAGAGGCGCGCGCGCATGGGGACCTGCGGGAAAATGCGGAATACGACGCGGCGAAAGACCGTCAGGGTATTGTTCGAGCTCGCCTGGGAGCTCTTCAGGCCCGGGTCAGCGAGCTTTCGGCCTATTCCCTTTCTCGACTTCCGCGGGAGCGCGTTTCCTACGGCAGCATCGTGCGATGCGAGGATCTAGGCTCGGGCGACGAAGTCGAATTTCGCGTGGTATTTCCCGAAGAAGTGGATGGGAGCGAGGGGCAGATCTCGATCGGTTCGCCGATTGGACGGGCCTTGCTGAATCACGAGGTTGGCGATGAGGTGAAGGTGAATATTCCCGATGGCAAGCGGGAATTCGAAATTCTCGAATTGACGACCTATCACGAACTCGTCGACGAGTAA